The following are encoded in a window of Fusarium falciforme chromosome 11, complete sequence genomic DNA:
- a CDS encoding Manganese lipoxygenase: MSAAVHKPLPPRSQLDKILKGKVRNDVEKEDLEVFDKGVFMNELLRIGIALETTKHGVLKGGLVANEGIKKGTFKGTQLAMTEMYKIIEEAAAAHYDARGFEPIFPIERDLTTKQQIYQWTDGSDGYPPHLKDLPDDEKDDQTDNPEEQPRSEGVGKIFDYNKTQFVRNIAKAVGFLIPKEIEAEGTPYAGPTLADCEQWNRDHQSPATDIMKGRNIGEHQDWYSDARFAQQHLSGVNPSTIETAPKDKIQEYIAQAEKQGADGIKKILSNGKDILIQDYSYFRKATGLKDEETFINVVPILNEQNIPIGKAERYACAPIVIFQLHEDGRLHPLAITIDYKGSLDKSVTIFNKRLTPDDNKVNEKEDWPWRYAKTCAQTADWARHEIATHLVDTHMVEEAIIVATNRTIPEGHLLYEVLSPHWFRTLALNSAARTLLVPAVIARISGFGPSWNPVDPDKSKYRAFKLVDYSYKNFNFVEKYIPNDLKKRGFDIEKEKYEKYRNYPYAYDMYLLWGVIREFVQSVLKTKYKCDADVKNDRYILPWCQEIQSQNGGQVTSFPTIKTVDELIDAVTMCIHIASPQHTAVNYLQDYYYSFVPAKPPALCTALPVDLKTLQGYTEAELTKALPIGTEGPKWKDWLLAAQLPELLSFKVDDRYNLLTYAKSLYNVNKARNIGDNPEFNAAAIKDAAKTLYSRLNDLSEIFQIISLAQTKGNVEYPVLEPSTTAISILI; this comes from the exons ATGTCTGCCGCCGTCCACAAGCCCCTCCCACCTCGCTCCCAGCTggacaagatcctcaagggcaaggtgaGGAACGATGTTGAGAAGGAGGACCTGGAGGTCTTTGACAAGGGCGTGTTCATGAACGAGCTCTTGCGAATTGGTATTGCCCTCGAGACCACCAAGCATGGTGTTCTCAAGGGTGGTCTCGTTGCCAATGAAGGTATAAAGAAGGGAACCTTCAAGGGCACACAGCTTGCCATGACCGAGATGTACAAAATCATTGAAGAAGC TGCTGCGGCTCACTATGACGCCCGAGGCTTCGAGCCCATCTTCCCCATTGAGAGAGATCTCACGACCAAGCAGCAGATCTATCAGTGGACCGACGGATCTGACGGCTACCCTCCTCATCTCAAGGACCTCCCAGATGATGAGAAGGACGACCAGACCGACAATCCAGAGGAACAGCCCAGGAGTGAGGGTGTCGGCAAGATCTTTGACTACAACAAGACGCAGTTTGTGAGGAACATTGCAAAGGCCGTCGGCTTCCTCATCCCCAAGgagatcgaggccgagggcacGCCATACGCTGGTCCAACCCTCGCTGACTGCGAGCAATGGAACCGTGATCACCAGAGCCCGGCCACCGACATCATGAAGGGCCGCAACATCGGTGAGCACCAAGATTGGTACTCGGATGCCCGATTTGCTCAGCAGCATCTGAGTGGTGTCAACCCTTCAACCATCGAGACGGctcccaaggacaagatccAGGAGTACATCGCCCAAGCCGAAAAGCAGGGCGCTGATGGTATCAAGAAGATCCTCTCGAACGGCAAGGACATTCTCATTCAGGATTACTCGTACTTCCGCAAGGCCACAGGCCTCAAGGATGAAGAGACCTTTATCAACGTTGTCCCCATCCTCAATGAGCAGAACATACCCATCGGCAAGGCAGAGCGATACGCTTGTGCTCCGATTGTCATCTTCCAGTTGCACGAGGATGGAAGACTTCACCCACTCGCTATCACCATCGACTACAAGGGCTCTCTCGACAAGTCTgtcaccatcttcaacaagaGACTGACCCCCGATGACAACAAGGTCAACGAGAAGGAGGACTGGCCGTGGCGATACGCCAAGACCTGCGCCCAGACTGCCGACTGGGCTAGACACGAGATTGCCACTCATCTCGTCGACACGCACATGGttgaagaggccatcatcgtcgccacCAACCGAACCATCCCCGAGGGCCATCTCCTGTACGAGGTCCTCAGCCCCCACTGGTTCAGAACCCTGGCCCTCAACTCTGCCGCCCGCACACTCCTCGTCCCAGCCGTCATCGCCAGAATCTCTGGCTTCGGCCCCTCGTGGAACCCCGTGGACCCGGACAAGTCCAAGTACCGAGCCTTCAAGCTCGTCGACTACTCGTACAAGAACTTCAACTTTGTGGAAAAGTACATCCCCAACGACCTCAAGAAGCGAGGCTTCGAcattgagaaggagaagtACGAGAAGTACCGCAACTACCCGTACGCCTACGACATGTACCTGCTGTGGGGTGTCATCCGCGAGTTTGTGCAGTCGGTGCTCAAGACCAAGTACAAGTGTGACGCCGATGTGAAGAACGACAGGTACATTCTTCCCTGGTGCCAGGAGATCCAGAGCCAGAACGGTGGTCAAGTCACCTCGTTCCCCACCATCAAGACTGTTGACGAGCTCATCGACGCCGTCACCATGTGCATCCACATTGCATCTCCCCAGCACACTGCCGTCAACTACCTCCAGGACTACTACTACAGCTTCGTCCCCGCCAAGCCTCCGGCGCTCTGCACCGCCCTGCCCGTTGACCTCAAGACCCTCCAGGGCTACACGGAGGCGGAACTCACCAAGGCACTCCCCATCGGCACTGAAGGTCCCAAGTGGAAGGACTGGCTTCTGGCGGCCCAGCTCCCCGAGCTGCTGAGCTTCAAGGTCGACGACCGGTACAACCTCCTCACGTACGCCAAGTCGCTGTACAACGTCAACAAGGCCCGAAACATCGGGGACAACCCAGAGTTCAACGCCGCTGCCATCAAGGACGCGGCCAAGACCCTCTACAGCCGTCTCAATGACCTTTCCGAGATTTTCCAGATCATTTCGCTGGCTCAGACCAAGGGTAATGTCGAGTACCCGGTCCTGGAGCCATCGACGACTGCTatctccatcttgatctAA
- a CDS encoding NmrA domain-containing protein, with protein MSRNLLITGATGKQGGSVVEAVLARFSKDFTILAVTRNAQSPSAVRLTKKSSSVKLVEGNLDDVPSLFRAANKVASGPIWGVYSVQAAVTKGTTFEGEIRQGKALIDESIKNDVKHFVYSSVDRGGNGRSWTNPTQIPHFKAKHQIEHHLRDSTANGKSAMGWTILRPVIFLDNITPDFQAKVFMTSLRSTMKDKPLQWIATSDIGVFAAEAFANPERFNKQAIGLAGEKLTFEELNQRFKNITGAGVGTTVGLLGKALKAGVKEVGVMLDWFKEDGYNVDIQLAKSIHPHIKDVESWLKRDSAFVRR; from the coding sequence ATGTCCCGCAATCTTCTAATTACTGGTGCCACCGGCAAACAAGGCGGCAGTGTCGTGGAAGCCGTCCTCGCTCGTTTCTCCAAAGACTTCACCATCCTCGCCGTCACTCGCAATGCACAGTCGCCATCGGCTGTTCGTTTGACCAAGAAGTCATCCTCCGTCAAACTCGTCGAGGGAAACCTTGACGACGTGCCTTCACTGTTTCGAGCTGCGAACAAGGTTGCCTCTGGCCCGATTTGGGGTGTTTACTCGGTTCAAGCCGCAGTGACCAAGGGCACCACCTTTGAGGGAGAAATCCGCCAAGGCAAAGCACTCATTGACGAATCCATTAAGAACGACGTGAAGCATTTCGTCTACAGCAGCGTCGACCGCGGCGGAAACGGGCGGTCCTGGACCAACCCAACCCAGATTCCGCACTTCAAGGCGAAGCATCAGATTGAGCACCACCTCCGCGACAGCACCGCCAACGGGAAATCCGCCATGGGCTGGACAATCCTGCGCCCTGTCATCTTCTTGGATAACATCACACCAGACTTCCAGGCCAAGGTATTCATGACGAGCTTGCGCAGCACCATGAAAGACAAGCCGTTGCAGTGGATTGCCACTTCTGACATTGGAGTCTTCGCAGCTGAGGCCTTTGCCAATCCGGAGCGGTTCAACAAGCAGGCCATAGGGCTTGCCGGAGAAAAGCTTACCTTTGAGGAGTTGAACCAGAGGTTCAAGAACATCACGGGCGCCGGCGTGGGCACGACAGTCGGGCTGCTGGGGAAGGCACTCAAGGCGGGAGTGAAGGAAGTCGGTGTGATGTTGGATTGGTTCAAGGAAGATGGTTACAATGTGGATATTCAGCTGGCTAAGAGCATTCATCCACATATCAAGGATGTCGAGTCGTGGCTGAAGCGGGACAGTGCCTTCGTTAGGCGATGA